In a single window of the Sphaeramia orbicularis unplaced genomic scaffold, fSphaOr1.1, whole genome shotgun sequence genome:
- the LOC115415734 gene encoding LOW QUALITY PROTEIN: WD repeat and SOCS box-containing protein 1-like (The sequence of the model RefSeq protein was modified relative to this genomic sequence to represent the inferred CDS: inserted 1 base in 1 codon), translated as MASFPDSVNENDIGKAKFIGELLVPVAPFDQKSGREAWTVAFAPNGSYLAWSQGHRIVRLIPWSKCLKDFSMGHGGEGTNASSPRRLSRQNSDGGALIPAPGEPREHTIDCGDIVWGLAFGSSVPEKQSRCVNIEWHRFKFGQDQLLLATGLSNGRIKIWDVYTGKLLLNLMDHTDIVRDLTFAPDGSLMLVSASRDKTLRVWDLKDDGNMVKVLRGHQNWVYCSAFSPDSSILCSVGAGKAVFLWNMDKYTLIRKLEGHHNDVVSCEFSPDGALLATASYDTRVIVWDHHKATVLLELGHLFPPPSPIFAGGANDRWVRSVSFCPDGRHIASITDDKLVRFWSTEERAPEAIAPLSNGLCCAFSPEGSVLAAGTRDGSVHFWACPRSIASLQHXRMALRRVMSSRQVEALAIPTPLRDYLTYKVI; from the exons GTAAGGCTAAGTTCATCGGTGAACTGCTGGTGCCTGTTGCTCCCTTTGACCAGAAGTCTGGACGCGAGGCTTGGACGGTAGCCTTTGCACCCAATGGTTCCTACTTGGCTTGGTCTCAGGGGCATCGCATCGTCAGGCTCATTCCTTGGTCAAAATGTCTGAAGGACTT TTCCATGGGCCACGGCGGCGAAGGCACCAACGCCTCCAGCCCCCGGCGGTTGTCGCGTCAGAACAGCGACGGCGGCGCACTCATCCCGGCGCCCGGCGAGCCCCGTGAACACACCATCGACTGCGGTGACATTGTCTGGGGCTTGGCCTTCGGCTCCTCCGTTCCAGAGAAGCAGAGCCGCTGCGTTAACATCGAATGGCACCGGTTCAAGTTTGGCCAGGACCAGCTGCTGTTGGCCACGGGGCTCAGCAACGGACGCATCAAGATCTGGGACGTTTACACTG GAAAACTGTTGCTGAACCTGATGGACCACACTGACATCGTCCGAGACTTGACCTTTGCCCCCGACGGCAGCCTCATGTTGGTGTCTGCGTCCAGAGATAAGACGCTGCGTGTGTGGGACCTGAAAGACGATG GTAACATGGTCAAAGTATTGCGTGGTCATCAGAACTGGGTGTACTGCAGCGCattctccccagactcctccatTCTGTGCTCAGTGGGCGCAGGTAAAGCG GTGTTCCTATGGAACATGGATAAATACACGTTGATCCGGAAGCTGGAGGGCCACCACAATGATGTGGTGTCTTGTGAGTTTTCACCAGATGGGGCGCTGTTGGCCACCGCCTCTTATGACACCCGTGTCATCGTCTGGGACCATCACAAGGCCACCGTCCTTCTGGAACTGGG GCATCTCTTCCCTCCTCCGTCGCCTATTTTTGCAGGCGGTGCAAACGACCGCTGGGTTCGCTCCGTGAGCTTCTGCCCCGACGGCCGCCACATCGCCAGCATCACCGACGACAA GTTGGTTCGTTTCTGGAGTACAGAGGAGCGTGCTCCTGAGGCCATCGCTCCGCTGTCCAACGGCCTCTGCTGTGCCTTCAGTCCTGAGGGGAGTGTCCTCGCTGCCGG aaccCGTGACGGCAGCGTCCACTTCTGGGCGTGTCCACGCAGCATCGCCAGCCTTCAGC ACCGCATGGCGCTGCGCAGGGTGATGAGCAGCCGACAGGTGGAGGCCCTGGCCATCCCCACGCCGCTGAGAGACTACCTGACATACAAGGTCATCTAA